A single Providencia manganoxydans DNA region contains:
- the dnaA gene encoding chromosomal replication initiator protein DnaA, which translates to MSLSLWQQCLARLQDELPATEFSMWIRPLQAELNDNTLALYAPNRFVLDWVRDKYINNINELLNDFCGTDVPALRFEVGSKPISVSQTNTQARPAHEAPSVVIPSAPIKPSWDNSTKIQPDVAYRSNVNPKHTFDNFVEGKSNQLARAAARQVAENPGGAYNPLFLYGGTGLGKTHLLHAVGNSIMQHKANARVVYMHSERFVQDMVKALQNNAIEEFKRYYRSVDALLIDDIQFFANKERSQEEFFHTFNALLEGNQQIILTSDRYPKEINGVEDRLKSRFGWGLTVAIEPPELETRVAILMKKADENEIQLPGEVAFFIAKRLRSNVRELEGALNRVIANANFTGRAITIDFVREALRDLLALQEKLVTIDNIQKTVAEYYKIKVADLLSKRRSRSVARPRQMAMALAKELTNHSLPEIGDAFGGRDHTTVLHACRKIEQLREESHDIKEDFSNLIRTLSS; encoded by the coding sequence GTGTCACTTTCGCTTTGGCAGCAATGTCTTGCCCGATTGCAGGATGAACTACCTGCCACAGAATTCAGTATGTGGATACGCCCTCTTCAAGCTGAATTAAACGATAACACATTGGCACTTTATGCCCCGAATCGTTTTGTCCTTGATTGGGTGAGAGATAAATACATCAATAATATCAATGAACTACTGAATGATTTCTGTGGTACTGACGTGCCTGCTCTTCGTTTCGAGGTGGGAAGCAAACCCATTTCCGTTTCTCAAACGAATACCCAGGCTCGCCCTGCACATGAAGCTCCCTCTGTTGTCATTCCTTCAGCGCCGATAAAGCCAAGTTGGGATAATTCAACTAAAATACAACCTGATGTCGCCTATCGCTCAAATGTGAACCCCAAACATACTTTTGATAACTTTGTTGAAGGTAAATCTAACCAGCTAGCTCGCGCAGCCGCGAGACAAGTTGCTGAAAACCCAGGGGGCGCATATAACCCATTGTTCCTCTATGGCGGCACGGGTTTAGGTAAAACACACTTACTGCACGCCGTTGGCAATAGCATCATGCAACATAAAGCCAACGCACGTGTCGTTTATATGCACTCAGAACGTTTTGTACAAGATATGGTTAAGGCTTTACAAAACAACGCGATTGAAGAATTTAAGCGTTACTACCGCTCTGTTGATGCATTGCTTATCGATGATATTCAATTTTTTGCTAATAAAGAGCGCTCTCAAGAAGAGTTTTTTCATACCTTCAATGCGCTACTAGAAGGTAACCAGCAAATTATTTTAACTTCAGATCGCTATCCTAAAGAGATCAATGGCGTTGAAGATCGTTTAAAATCGCGTTTTGGTTGGGGGTTAACGGTAGCTATTGAACCACCAGAGCTTGAAACTCGCGTAGCGATCTTGATGAAAAAAGCCGATGAGAATGAGATCCAGCTTCCAGGCGAAGTGGCCTTCTTCATCGCCAAGCGACTACGTTCTAATGTCCGTGAATTAGAAGGGGCATTAAACCGCGTTATCGCCAATGCAAATTTTACCGGCCGCGCCATCACCATTGATTTTGTGCGTGAAGCGCTGCGAGATTTACTTGCACTACAAGAAAAACTGGTAACTATAGATAACATTCAGAAAACTGTGGCTGAGTATTACAAGATAAAAGTTGCAGATTTACTTTCCAAACGCCGTTCTCGTTCTGTCGCTCGTCCGCGCCAGATGGCAATGGCATTGGCAAAAGAACTGACTAATCATAGTTTACCTGAAATCGGGGATGCCTTTGGTGGCCGTGATCATACAACGGTATTGCATGCTTGCCGTAAAATTGAACAGTTACGGGAAGAAAGCCATGACATCAAAGAGGATTTTTCTAACTTAATCAGAACATTATCATCTTAA
- the dnaN gene encoding DNA polymerase III subunit beta, whose product MKFTIEREQLLKPLQQVSGPLGGRPTLPILGNLLLQVKEGALLLTGTDLEMEMMANVPLTQEHEVGATTVPARKFFDIWRGLPDGSEIRVELDDDRLLVRSGRSRFSLSTLPASDFPNLDDWQSEVEFSLPQSILKRLIEATQFSMAHQDVRYYLNGMLFETEGQLLRTVSTDGHRLAVCSMEIAQEELPSHSVIVPRKGVIELMRLLDGGDSPVQLQIGSNNIRAHVGGFIFTSKLVDGRFPDYRRVLPKNPDKTLEARCDLLKQAFSRAAILSNEKFRGVRLYFSENQLRITANNPEQEEAEEIVDVSYQGTEMEIGFNVSYILDVLNALKSENVTLFLTDAVSSVQIEDSASSAAVYVVMPMRL is encoded by the coding sequence ATGAAATTTACTATTGAACGTGAGCAGTTATTAAAACCGTTACAACAAGTTAGTGGCCCATTAGGCGGGCGTCCGACGCTACCTATTTTGGGCAACCTTCTGTTACAAGTAAAAGAAGGGGCTTTGCTATTGACGGGAACCGACTTAGAAATGGAGATGATGGCCAATGTTCCTCTAACACAGGAACATGAAGTTGGAGCAACTACCGTTCCAGCACGCAAGTTTTTTGATATCTGGCGTGGGCTTCCTGATGGTTCAGAAATCCGTGTTGAACTCGATGATGACCGGTTATTGGTTCGCTCTGGGCGTAGCCGCTTCTCGTTATCAACTTTACCGGCGAGCGATTTTCCTAATTTAGATGACTGGCAAAGTGAAGTTGAATTTTCACTGCCACAGTCCATCCTGAAACGCCTGATTGAAGCTACACAGTTTTCAATGGCACATCAGGATGTCCGTTACTACCTTAATGGTATGCTATTTGAAACCGAAGGGCAGCTATTAAGAACTGTTTCAACGGATGGTCACCGCTTAGCGGTTTGTTCGATGGAAATCGCTCAAGAAGAGCTGCCATCACATTCGGTCATAGTTCCTCGTAAAGGGGTTATTGAGTTAATGCGCCTATTAGATGGCGGCGACTCACCTGTACAGCTACAAATCGGTAGCAATAATATACGCGCCCATGTCGGTGGTTTTATTTTTACCTCAAAATTAGTTGATGGTCGTTTTCCTGACTACCGCCGAGTACTACCGAAAAATCCAGACAAAACATTAGAAGCGCGTTGTGATTTACTTAAACAAGCTTTTTCCCGGGCGGCAATTCTATCAAATGAGAAATTCCGCGGTGTTCGCTTGTATTTCAGTGAAAACCAATTACGTATTACTGCCAATAACCCAGAGCAAGAAGAAGCTGAAGAGATTGTTGATGTCAGCTATCAAGGCACTGAAATGGAAATCGGCTTTAACGTTAGCTACATCTTAGACGTGCTAAATGCATTAAAAAGCGAAAATGTGACACTATTCTTAACCGATGCTGTGTCGAGTGTGCAGATTGAAGACTCCGCGAGCAGCGCTGCTGTTTATGTTGTCATGCCAATGCGTTTGTAA
- the recF gene encoding DNA replication/repair protein RecF (All proteins in this family for which functions are known are DNA-binding proteins that assist the filamentation of RecA onto DNA for the initiation of recombination or recombinational repair.), with translation MILSRLLIRDFRNIEDTDLALANGFNFLIGPNGSGKTSVLEAIYTLGHGRAFRSIQANRVIRHEQEQFILHGKLRHLDGSRKELSLGLSKNREGDSKVRIDGTDGHKIAELAKLLPMQLITPEGFTLLNGGPKYRRAFIDWGCFHNEPLFFSVWSDLKRLLKQRNAALRQVSRYEQIRHWDQQLAPLTEQISQWRSDYIAGIAENIKQTCQQFLPEFVLSVSFQRGWDKEIEYSELLERQFERDKALTYTASGAHKADLRIRANGTPVEDMLSRGQLKLLMCALRLAQGEFFTQQSGQRCLYLLDDFASELDSGRRQLLAARLKATQAQVFVSAITPEQVQDMIDVNSKMFSVEHGKIEVKPQE, from the coding sequence ATGATCCTTTCGCGTTTATTGATCCGCGATTTTCGTAACATTGAAGATACCGATCTCGCGCTAGCTAATGGGTTTAATTTTTTAATTGGCCCAAATGGGAGCGGTAAAACCAGTGTACTGGAAGCGATTTATACACTTGGACATGGTCGTGCTTTTCGCAGCATTCAAGCAAACCGAGTGATCCGTCACGAACAGGAACAATTTATCCTACATGGGAAATTGCGCCATCTTGATGGGTCACGCAAAGAGCTGTCACTTGGTTTAAGTAAAAACCGTGAGGGTGATAGTAAAGTAAGAATCGACGGTACAGATGGCCATAAAATTGCTGAATTGGCAAAATTACTGCCAATGCAATTGATTACCCCAGAAGGCTTTACATTACTGAATGGTGGTCCAAAGTATCGACGTGCATTTATCGACTGGGGGTGCTTTCATAATGAACCCTTGTTTTTTTCCGTTTGGTCCGATTTAAAACGGTTATTAAAGCAACGTAATGCTGCATTACGCCAAGTCAGTCGTTATGAGCAAATACGCCATTGGGATCAACAATTGGCGCCATTAACTGAACAAATCAGTCAATGGCGTAGTGACTATATTGCGGGTATTGCTGAAAATATTAAGCAAACTTGCCAACAATTTTTACCTGAATTTGTATTATCAGTTTCTTTTCAACGCGGTTGGGATAAAGAAATTGAGTATTCAGAATTATTAGAGCGCCAATTTGAGCGTGATAAAGCGTTAACCTATACCGCCTCAGGGGCACATAAAGCGGATTTGCGGATCAGGGCCAATGGCACCCCTGTGGAAGATATGCTTTCACGCGGTCAGCTAAAACTTTTAATGTGCGCTTTAAGGTTAGCGCAGGGTGAATTTTTCACCCAACAGAGCGGGCAACGATGCCTGTATCTACTGGATGATTTTGCCTCGGAACTTGATTCAGGCCGCCGTCAATTATTGGCAGCTCGTCTCAAGGCTACGCAAGCTCAAGTGTTTGTTAGTGCAATTACACCTGAGCAAGTTCAAGACATGATTGATGTAAATAGCAAGATGTTTAGCGTAGAACATGGCAAAATAGAAGTTAAACCACAGGAATAA